A stretch of the Archangium violaceum genome encodes the following:
- a CDS encoding glucodextranase DOMON-like domain-containing protein: protein MKTSRFAVLSLAAALLGAPALAGNKVSFKDPSGDDNGPGAYKYPTDPVYKRGSFDLTDFTFNKKGAKADVSLGFNTTLEDPWKTGSGFSVQMAFIFIDTDGKPGSGSTDSLPGLNVKFAPEFAWEKVIVISPQGSSRVKAEVGNKAGASKDSVIIPTRTKGSGRKISATIDTAGLEGEPSDWRFQVLVQSNEGFPAGNDLLTRKVNEYEGQHRFGGGNDGECDPHVVDLLAGAGKGEASEAKAQQEMLSYECAEDGTTKKPATLTMVGAATKPVAAEEQK, encoded by the coding sequence ATGAAGACCTCGCGTTTCGCAGTGCTGTCGCTGGCCGCCGCGCTCCTGGGCGCCCCCGCGCTGGCCGGCAACAAGGTGTCCTTCAAGGACCCGTCCGGTGACGACAACGGCCCCGGCGCCTACAAGTACCCGACGGACCCCGTGTACAAGCGCGGCTCGTTCGACCTGACGGACTTCACCTTCAACAAGAAGGGCGCCAAGGCCGACGTCTCCCTGGGCTTCAACACCACCCTGGAGGATCCCTGGAAGACGGGCTCCGGATTCTCCGTGCAGATGGCCTTCATCTTCATCGACACGGATGGCAAGCCGGGCAGCGGCTCCACCGACTCCCTGCCGGGTCTCAACGTGAAGTTCGCCCCCGAGTTCGCCTGGGAGAAGGTCATCGTCATCTCCCCGCAGGGCTCCTCGCGCGTGAAGGCCGAGGTGGGCAACAAGGCCGGCGCTTCCAAGGACAGCGTCATCATCCCCACCCGGACCAAGGGCTCGGGCCGGAAGATCTCCGCCACCATCGACACCGCCGGCCTGGAGGGCGAGCCCTCCGATTGGCGCTTCCAGGTGCTGGTGCAGTCCAACGAGGGCTTCCCCGCGGGCAATGATCTGCTGACCCGCAAGGTGAACGAGTACGAGGGCCAGCACCGCTTCGGCGGCGGCAACGACGGGGAGTGTGATCCGCACGTGGTGGATCTGCTCGCCGGCGCGGGCAAGGGCGAGGCCTCCGAGGCCAAGGCCCAGCAGGAGATGCTGAGCTACGAGTGCGCCGAGGACGGCACCACCAAGAAGCCGGCCACCCTCACCATGGTGGGCGCCGCGACGAAGCCGGTGGCCGCCGAGGAGCAGAAGTAG
- a CDS encoding sugar ABC transporter permease: MFSRRDGVPHWPLHVLLVGFTLFTLYPILWVITIALSGKQSLAITTLPESPTMMDRVRAVTPWPETLSFSNFSSVMTDQPFAQWMLNSAIIALGTTVVGVFLACTAAYAFSRFKFTGQRAGMMAFLVSQMFPGTLMLIPLYIILVQWLGLGSSRLGLMIVYATTSIPFSVWMLKGYFDTIPKDLEEAALIEGASVGKIFWTIILPLAKPAVAVTALFSFMTAWNEFILAATFMDQENMYTAPVGLRFFVGGFSQQWGYFAAGSIIVSVPVVVLFLFLQKYLVSGLTAGSVKG; encoded by the coding sequence ATGTTCTCGCGTCGAGATGGGGTGCCCCACTGGCCCCTGCACGTGCTGCTGGTGGGCTTCACCCTCTTCACCCTCTATCCCATCCTCTGGGTCATCACGATCGCCCTGTCGGGCAAGCAGAGCCTGGCGATCACCACGCTGCCCGAGTCCCCCACGATGATGGACCGGGTCCGCGCCGTCACGCCGTGGCCGGAGACGTTGTCGTTCTCCAACTTCTCCTCGGTGATGACGGATCAGCCCTTCGCGCAGTGGATGCTCAACAGCGCCATCATCGCGCTGGGCACCACGGTGGTGGGCGTGTTCCTGGCGTGCACCGCGGCCTATGCCTTCAGCCGCTTCAAGTTCACCGGCCAGCGCGCGGGGATGATGGCCTTCCTCGTGTCCCAGATGTTCCCGGGCACGCTGATGCTCATCCCCCTCTACATCATCCTGGTGCAGTGGCTGGGGCTGGGCAGCTCGCGCCTGGGCCTGATGATCGTCTACGCCACCACGTCCATCCCCTTCAGCGTGTGGATGCTCAAGGGCTACTTCGACACCATCCCGAAGGACCTGGAGGAGGCCGCGCTCATCGAGGGCGCCTCGGTGGGGAAGATCTTCTGGACCATCATCCTGCCGCTGGCCAAGCCGGCGGTGGCGGTGACGGCGCTCTTCTCCTTCATGACGGCATGGAACGAGTTCATCCTCGCCGCCACCTTCATGGACCAGGAGAACATGTACACCGCGCCGGTGGGGCTGCGCTTCTTCGTGGGCGGCTTCTCCCAGCAGTGGGGCTACTTCGCGGCCGGCTCCATCATCGTGTCCGTCCCGGTGGTCGTCCTCTTCCTCTTCCTCCAGAAGTACCTCGTCTCCGGTCTGACCGCCGGCAGCGTCAAGGGCTAG